In Flagellatimonas centrodinii, a single window of DNA contains:
- the aceF gene encoding dihydrolipoyllysine-residue acetyltransferase: MAKTMEVKVPNIGDFDAVPVIEVLVADGDVVKKDQPLLVLESDKATMEVPSPAAGTVSGLQVKVDEKVGEGSVVCQLELAADAAPAAETVAAEPEPEPASAPAPSPSAAPAPSPSPSPSPSPSSRSTSTSARTVTVPNIGDFDAVPVIEVLVTDGDVVEKDQPLLVLESDKATMEVPSPAAGTVSGLKVKVGDQVGEGHEVCTLTGTDDAAPAAAPAPAPVPADTAATTADAPAPAPSPSPATAPTAPSQDQRAFYAGPATRKFARQLGVDLSQVSGSGPRGRILVEDVQGFVKQRLASPVAAASAGGGSGIPPIPAQDFSQFGEIETRDLARIRKLSAAHLSRSWLNVPHVTQHDDADITELEAFRKQASAESGVKLTLLAFLMKAVGGVMQTYPEFNSSLSPDGASLILKRYCHIGFAADTPNGLVVPVVRDVWQKSLTDIATECATLAKTARDGKLKPDDMRGGCFSISSLGGIGGGYFTPIVNAPEVAILGVSRAVMKPVWDGLAFQPRLMVPLSLSYDHRVIDGAAAARFIVRLGELLTDVRRMML; the protein is encoded by the coding sequence ATGGCCAAGACGATGGAGGTGAAGGTTCCCAACATCGGCGATTTCGACGCCGTGCCGGTGATCGAGGTGCTGGTGGCCGATGGCGATGTTGTAAAGAAGGATCAGCCGCTGCTGGTGCTGGAGTCCGACAAGGCGACCATGGAAGTGCCGAGCCCGGCGGCCGGTACCGTCAGCGGTTTGCAGGTGAAGGTGGACGAGAAGGTCGGCGAGGGCAGCGTGGTGTGTCAGCTCGAACTTGCCGCCGACGCGGCGCCTGCAGCCGAGACGGTGGCGGCGGAACCCGAGCCGGAACCGGCCAGCGCGCCCGCGCCCTCACCATCAGCTGCGCCAGCCCCATCGCCATCACCATCACCATCACCATCACCATCGTCGAGGTCAACGTCAACGTCCGCGCGCACGGTGACGGTGCCCAACATCGGCGACTTCGACGCCGTGCCGGTGATTGAAGTGCTGGTGACTGACGGCGATGTTGTCGAGAAGGACCAGCCGCTGCTGGTGCTGGAATCCGACAAGGCGACGATGGAAGTCCCGAGCCCGGCAGCCGGTACGGTGTCGGGGCTGAAAGTGAAGGTCGGCGACCAGGTGGGTGAAGGTCATGAGGTCTGCACGCTGACCGGGACCGACGATGCCGCGCCAGCGGCGGCCCCGGCGCCAGCCCCGGTACCGGCAGACACTGCCGCGACGACTGCCGACGCGCCGGCACCGGCGCCCTCTCCGTCGCCCGCTACAGCGCCGACCGCGCCCTCGCAGGACCAGCGCGCCTTCTACGCCGGCCCGGCGACGCGCAAGTTTGCCCGCCAGCTTGGCGTCGACTTGTCGCAGGTCTCCGGCAGCGGGCCGCGCGGGCGGATTCTGGTGGAAGACGTGCAGGGCTTCGTCAAGCAGCGGCTGGCATCGCCGGTGGCCGCGGCGTCTGCCGGCGGCGGGTCCGGCATTCCGCCGATCCCGGCGCAGGATTTCAGCCAGTTCGGCGAGATCGAAACCCGCGACCTGGCGCGTATCCGCAAGTTGTCGGCGGCGCATCTGTCCCGGTCCTGGCTCAACGTGCCGCATGTCACCCAGCACGACGATGCCGACATCACCGAGCTGGAGGCCTTCCGAAAACAGGCCTCGGCCGAGAGCGGGGTCAAGCTGACTCTGCTGGCGTTCCTGATGAAAGCGGTCGGCGGGGTGATGCAGACCTATCCCGAGTTCAACAGTTCGCTGTCACCGGACGGCGCCTCGCTGATCCTCAAGCGCTACTGCCACATCGGCTTTGCCGCAGATACGCCCAACGGTCTGGTGGTGCCGGTGGTGCGCGATGTCTGGCAGAAGTCGCTGACCGACATCGCCACCGAATGCGCGACGCTGGCGAAGACCGCCCGCGACGGCAAGCTGAAGCCGGACGACATGCGCGGCGGATGTTTTTCCATCTCCAGCCTCGGCGGCATCGGTGGCGGTTACTTCACGCCCATCGTCAACGCACCGGAGGTCGCCATCCTCGGCGTGTCACGGGCAGTGATGAAGCCGGTGTGGGATGGTCTGGCGTTCCAGCCGCGGCTGATGGTGCCGCTGTCGCTGTCCTACGATCACCGGGTCATCGATGGGGCGGCGGCGGCGCGTTTCATCGTGCGCCTGGGCGAGCTGCTGACCGACGTGCGGCGCATGATGCTTTAA